The Atribacter laminatus genome contains the following window.
AGAATGGAATCCCTTGCCGTATAAAATAACAAGCTTTTTCCAGTTTATGATAGGTGAGGGTTTTGTCAAAACCGAGCACAATAAAATCTGGATCATTATTGACGCTAATAAGACCAACCTTGAGCAGATCACGTTCTAATTCTTTGGTTCCCAAAAGATACACTTTCCCATTTGGTTTTATCTTTTGTAGATACCAGGCACAAATTTCACCAGAGGTAATAATCTGGGATTTATGAATAGTTTTCAAACCCATTTTAGAAAGCTTTGAAGCATAAAAATTTGCATCCCGAGAAGAATTGTTGGTAAGAAAATAAAAAGATTTTCCGTTTTTTTCTAATCGATCAATAAAATCTAAAGAACCCGGAATAATCCTATTTCCTAAATAAAACGTTCCATCCATATCCATAAGGAATACTTTTTTTGCTTTCAAATCCATCGATTGCTTTCCTTTCCTATTTAATATTACCAATACCCATTTCTTCTACTATTATGTTTACATATTTTTTGAAGGTTTGGAAGAACTGAATTCCAGAGAGAAGGAATGAAGAACCAAAAAATAAGATTCTTAATTTTCATCAATTATACTAAGTTCATTCTGTTTCCAAAAAACCCTCACGTCTTCTCGAAAAGAACATTTTAAATTAATAC
Protein-coding sequences here:
- a CDS encoding HAD-IIA family hydrolase, whose amino-acid sequence is MDLKAKKVFLMDMDGTFYLGNRIIPGSLDFIDRLEKNGKSFYFLTNNSSRDANFYASKLSKMGLKTIHKSQIITSGEICAWYLQKIKPNGKVYLLGTKELERDLLKVGLISVNNDPDFIVLGFDKTLTYHKLEKACYFIRQGIPFFATHPDINCPTEDGPIPDTGSMIKMLEESTGISPKIFGKPYPEVIEYVAYRTKTTQNEIVMIGDRLYTDIAMGKKSGITTILVLTGETQKDDVKESPWQPDYVFSSLNDIDFN